One Scylla paramamosain isolate STU-SP2022 chromosome 6, ASM3559412v1, whole genome shotgun sequence DNA segment encodes these proteins:
- the LOC135101450 gene encoding uncharacterized protein LOC135101450, which yields MDGQREAAEQVSVIKDIPDDTTEGQVHGGEEESTEGWSWSPMQRVKVQPSGYAWSWSPFQAGMSTHHIQSGWSWSPITNVQHKYYGRWSWSPSQLKILPYATQEQSDVQGQPSLTDVNCWPVFIDTYRSKRKRTRKRGRSKKGGPYNYKRERSWKTLTCVTGPTQGTEKNSLLSTEEIINRSQASENTKQWNSYSCVSETTFSTSQTQRGSNIWSQREINSPCLRNTGVDGVRARSASPAPESKTERNIKSSLQNSNEMSSKSSLPVSETSKMKEYPGKWQKSVTETQKENEEQTLLSMYQVDDEVKLINNPSLVYERGKSEGIQNKMNMSVSKMDEKSGTLWKNSLPLSEDKMSEVDTTSSSVCDADQTEKLQASSSEIDKVNNLLGTLSSQSKFAAADVSTVQVNESSLPRDPVEIIEMHDKSLYHKLTPALDEALQTNNQTSEFEVRKILEMDKKSQAHESEMGGFEKTRSSLPEMGKRNVPQPQNLSPAYETDEKNSSIIDGNNFFTTRRDIINNKKKELLFLDDGAAGEENHSLSLAPTMNNTSRQICKSRSPSPVDKLISGGLKYSLSFELLDAPGGIAISNDSPRICKEVQSSTTDLSDDFSPQDSTLMSPNEKNTNQVYSNDSYPGSFSSVVNCVNLKHRTSLLYEKNSSTAFSGCPSLKQDSIVDGALENISMKSCQAKELADAMIHCDNESSHSLIQESKCLENSIDNEKNENEKKQNILSVSKKASEPQSTLTRTRTLTLPYTKTEKFSSVSISGTKSVTPVYERFEYRKNEDCKSLVEELELISKKSSSSSASNEKNISVLQKDLPLPSRSIDICHVKSHHGVLVNKDSCSDLEADTSETTSLLQKNMASTLDSDMITAETERLSLTPQNEVKCSAMEFMSTEPKSPSTTNGLSTRGSKSLSPTKKPSPCKSRSPSPAEGSIPCESRSSFPAEGCSPRQSKSPSLTKGVSPKGSRNSCPAEGPLLQGTKKSSLAEILSVAVPSSSLTEGSSLCESESSSFVMASSPRRSRSPSPIEGSSPWRSRSPFAEGSLLWKSRSSSLAKALSPRRSRSPSPAKVISPRGSRRPFLAERLSLQGSRSPIPAEGLSLWGFRNPFHGKGLSPQESKSSCTVKGFSLSSGEGPTPHGSKSPSPTKESSPRESRSPSPAKESSPRESRSPSPAKESSLRESRSPSPAKESSPRESRSPSPAKESSLRESRSPSPAKESSSKESRSPSPAKESSPRESRSPSPAKESSPRESRSPSPAKESSLRESRSPSPAKESSPRESRSPSPAKESSLRESRSPSPAKESSPKESRSPSPAKESSPRESRSPSPAKESSPRESRSPSPAKESSPRESRSPSPAKESSPRESRSPSPAKESSPKESRSPTAAKESSPRESRNPTPAKESSPRESRSPSPAKESLPRESRSPSPAKESSPRESRSPSPAKESLPRESRSPSLAKESSPRESRSPSPAKESLPRESRSPSLAKESSPRESRSSSPAKESSPIESGDPSLATESSPMEPRSPSPVEGFSPRGSRSPSSAEGLSPWGSRNPSLAEVLSPLGSKSPLPGKGVSDGVSRSSSPVEGSTLRGSENPSPGKGSSLRESKSPSLFKGFSHKRYMSTTPAEGPSPQGSRSSSPAGRLSLRVSRSLSSTDGHKPHESKSPSPVEEFSARGSKSSSLDEELSPQRSRSPSPNKGPSLAVSRSLSPTEGPSLIGPGNSYLPDFKSLQLVGDRAVTLHSKVEASDVWHNISSCRYFHPNEKTQAPPPLSETVNIQVHIACHSKPCSGAEGGFQKLITTAAPSGVKRKHSACSAEEATIYNFQQRKKIASDPTETLNAILRKIHGGSIPESSTSHTTVCRKSVVTRAVTRRLAHRSPNHDLHHVASARMEIFEAVESGDFEKVRELMQDTGPAVRRKDTHCTLLHEAVNHREVDMVLFFLKYINPNVVSREGSTPAHLAARKGHTQILRLLLADPEMDPNKRDHFNNTYKNWLTLPLLEAVLGDSRARVQELLRLGADPDHSAEHPEDGFADKNMKITTARQLAHTLQRDNLLPLFKRKSAEDDPKSVEDDDVGMALRGLLFPKKNNGMDNEITQLEDTSLAIARGPDVYRMDAAPRGYVCILSYGSFHDRPDLHLEGSQTDAHNLANTFSKMGYRGHAHFSLTAGQTRQQLAKVRDMELLERAGCAVFIISSHGEPRRHFLTSDMQTIDIQWVLDFFKDSQCPYLKNKPKLFIWDLCRGHQEQECGRGKTHGELCGRVDEPLRDVMCLDSSSGGFTWHAFSEEGTPFIGALCSVLARHAATKELSELYREFLKEYATAAPDAVPQLTNYGFNKKFYFN from the exons ATGGACGGCCAGCGAGAGGCGGCGGAGCAG gTGAGTGTAATAAAGGATATACCTGACGACACTACTGAGGGGCAAGTGCATGGGGGCGAGGAGGAAAGCACTGAAGGCTGGTCCTGGAGTCCGATGCAAAGGGTGAAGGTTCAGCCAAGCGGTTACGCCTGGTCATGGAGCCCATTCCAGGCTGGCATGTCTACTCACCATATCCAGAGTGGATGGTCATGGAGCCCCATAACAAATGTTCAACACAAATATTATGGCAGATGGTCGTGGAGTCCATCACAATTGAAAATCTTGCCGTACGCCACCCAAGAACAATCTGATGTTCAGGGACAGCCTTCGTTAACAGACGTAAATTGCTGGCCTGTTTTTATCGATACATATCGATCAAAAcggaaaagaacaaggaaaagaggaaggtcTAAGAAAGGTGGGCCTTACAACTATAAAAGAGAGCGAAGCTGGAAAACTCTGACATGCGTGACAGGACCAACtcaaggaacagaaaaaaattcatTGCTGTCAACAGAAGAAATCATCAACAGATCACAAGCTtcagaaaatacaaaacagtGGAATTCTTACTCATGTGTCTctgaaacgacgttctcaacttCCCAAACACAAAGGGGCTCAAATATTTGGTCCCAAAGAGAAATCAACAGTCCTTGCCTTAGGAATACTGGTGTTGATGGAGTGCGCGCAAGGAGTGCGTCTCCAGCTCCGGAatcaaaaacagaaagaaacatcAAATCCAGCTTGCAGAATAGTAATGAAATGTCATCAAAAAGTTCCCTACCTGTGTCAGAAACCagtaaaatgaaagaatatcctggaaaatggcaaaaaagtgtaactgaaacgcagaaagagaatgaagaacaaACTTTATTATCCATGTATCAAGTGGATGATGAAGTAAAACTGATAAATAATCCTTCTCTCGTGTATGAACGGGGTAAATcagagggaatacaaaacaaaatgaatatgTCAGTCTCCAAAATGGACGAAAAAAGTGGAACGCTTTGGAAAAATTCACTGCCGCTATCTGAAGATAAAATGAGTGAGGTAGACACAACCAGTTCATCAGTGTGTGATGCTGATCAAACAGAAAAGCTGCAAGCAAGTTCTTCAGAAATTGATAAAGTAAACAACTTGCTTGGAACTTTGTCATCTCAATCAAAATTTGCTGCAGCGGACGTCAGTACAGTACAGGTAAATGAATCATCTTTACCACgtgatcctgttgaaattaTCGAAATGCATGACAAAAGCTTATACCATAAGTTGACCCCTGCATTAGATGAGGcattacaaacaaacaatcagACATCAGAGTTTGAAGTGAGGAAAATTCTtgaaatggataaaaagagCCAAGCACACGAGTCTGAAATGGGAGGGTTTGAGAAAACTAGATCTTCATTACCtgaaatgggaaaaagaaatgtaCCACAACCACAAAATTTATCTCCAGCATATGAAACAGATGAAAAGAATTCATCTATAATTGACGGAAATAATTTTTTTACCACAAGGAGAGACATaattaataacaagaaaaaagaacttTTGTTTTTAGATGATGGGGCTGCTGGAGAAGAAAACCACAGCCTCTCTCTGGCACCTACAATGAATAATACTTCACGGCAGATATGCAAGTCACGCAGCCCATCTCCAGTGGACAAGCTAATCAGCGGGGGACTTAAGTATTCCCTCTCTTTTGAATTGCTGGACGCGCCAGGAGGCATAGCCATAAGCAACGACAGTCCTAGGATATGTAAGGAGGTGCAATCTTCCACAACTGACTTGTCTGATGATTTCTCTCCTCAAGACTCAACATTAATGTCTCCTAATGAGAAGAATACCAATCAGGTGTATTCCAATGATTCGTATCCTGGGAGCTTCTCCTCTGTTGTGAACTGTGTTAACTTAAAACACAGGACATCACTGTTGTATGAAAAAAATTCTTCAACCGCTTTTTCTGGATGTCCTTCATTGAAACAAGATTCAATAGTCGATGGCGCACTGGAGAATATCAGTATGAAATCATGTCAAGCAAAAGAGCTCGCAGATGCTATGATACACTGTGATAATGAATCAAGTCATTCACTTATTCAGGAAAGCAAGTGTTTGGAAAATTctatagataatgaaaaaaatgagaatgagaagaaacaaaatattttatCAGTTAGCAAAAAGGCCAGTGAACCCCAATCTACCCTGACAAGGACACGAACACTCACCCTTCCATATACTAAGACTGAAAAATTCAGCAGTGTGTCTATAAGTGGTACTAAATCTGTGACTCCAGTATATGAGAGATTCGAATACAGAAAAAATGAAGACTGCAAGTCACTTGTTGAAGAGCTTGAATTAATTTCCAAGAAAAGCAGTTCTTCATCagcaagtaatgaaaaaaacataagtGTCTTGCAGAAAGATCTTCCTTTGCCATCAAGATCTATAGATATTTGTCATGTGAAGTCCCATCACGGTGTCTTGGTAAATAAGGACAGTTGCTCAGATTTAGAAGCTGACACCTCAGAAACAACTTCACTCTTGCAGAAGAATATGGCATCAACCTTGGATTCAGATATGATCActgcagagacagagagactcTCTCTGACTCCTCAGAATGAAGTAAAATGTTCTGCAATGGAATTTATGTCCACAGAACCAAAGAGTCCATCCACAACCAATGGACTTTCAACTCGTGGATCAAAGAGTTTGTCTCCTACTAAGAAACCTTCACCTTGTAAGTCTAGGAGTCCATCCCCTGCTGAAGGATCTATACCTTGTGAATCAAGAAGTTCATTCCCTGCCGAAGGATGTTCACCTCGGCAGTCTAAGAGTCCGTCCCTGACCAAGGGAGTTTCACCCAAGGGATCCAGAAATTCATGCCCTGCTGAAGGACCTTTACTTCAGGGAACCAAGAAATCATCCCTTGCTGAGATACTTTCGGTAGCAGTACCCAGTTCATCTCTTACTGAGGGATCTTCACTTTGTGAATCGGAGAGTTCATCCTTTGTCATGGCATCTTCACCTCGGAGATCCAGGAGTCCATCACCTATCGAGGGATCTTCACCATGGAGATCCAGGAGCCCATTTGCCGAGGGATCTTTACTTTGGAAATCCAGGAGTTCATCCCTTGCTAAAGCCCTTTCACCTCGGAGGTCCAGGAGCCCATCCCCTGCCAAGGTGATTTCACCTCGGGGATCTAGGAGGCCATTCCTTGCAGAGAGACTTTCACTTCAAGGATCCAGAAGTCCAATCCCTGCTGAGGGGCTTTCACTTTGGGGATTCAGGAATCCATTCCATGGTAAAGGACTTTCGCCTCAGGAATCCAAGAGTTCATGCACTGTTAAGGGATTCTCACTGTCCTCTGGTGAGGGACCAACACCTCATGGATCAAAAAGTCCATCCCCCACAAAGGAATCTTCACCTAGGGAATCTAGGAGTCCATCCCCTGCCAAGGAATCTTCACCTAGGGAATCTAGGAGTCCATCCCCTGCCAAGGAATCTTCACTTAGGGAATCTAGGAGTCCATCCCCTGCCAAGGAATCTTCACCTAGGGAATCTAGGAGTCCATCCCCTGCCAAGGAATCTTCACTTAGGGAATCTAGGAGTCCATCCCCTGCCAAGGAATCTTCATCCAAGGAATCTAGAAGTCCATCCCCTGCCAAGGAATCTTCACCTAGGGAATCTAGGAGTCCATCCCCTGCCAAGGAATCTTCACCTAGGGAATCTAGGAGTCCATCCCCTGCCAAGGAATCTTCACTTAGGGAATCTAGGAGTCCATCCCCTGCCAAGGAATCTTCACCTAGGGAATCTAGGAGTCCATCCCCTGCCAAGGAATCTTCACTTAGGGAATCTAGGAGTCCATCCCCTGCCAAGGAATCTTCACCCAAGGAATCTAGAAGTCCATCCCCTGCCAAGGAATCTTCACCTAGGGAATCTAGGAGTCCATCCCCTGCCAAGGAATCTTCACCTAGGGAATCTAGGAGTCCATCCCCTGCCAAGGAATCTTCACCCAGGGAATCTAGAAGTCCATCCCCTGCCAAGGAATCTTCACCTAGGGAATCTAGGAGTCCATCCCCTGCCAAGGAATCTTCACCCAAGGAATCTAGAAGTCCGACCGCTGCTAAGGAATCTTCACCAAGGGAATCTAGGAATCCGACCCCTGCCAAGGAATCTTCACCTAGGGAATCTAGAAGTCCATCCCCTGCCAAGGAATCTTTACCTAGGGAATCAAGGAGTCCATCCCCTGCCAAGGAATCTTCACCTAGGGAATCTAGGAGTCCATCCCCTGCCAAGGAATCTTTACCTAGGGAATCAAGGAGTCCATCCCTTGCCAAAGAATCTTCACCCAGGGAATCTAGGAGTCCATCCCCTGCCAAGGAATCTTTACCTAGGGAATCAAGGAGTCCATCCCTTGCCAAAGAATCTTCACCTAGGGAATCTAGGAGTTCATCCCCTGCCAAAGAATCTTCACCTATAGAATCTGGGGATCCATCCCTTGCCACAGAATCTTCCCCTATGGAACCTAGGAGTCCATCCCCGGTCGAGGGATTTTCACCTAGGGGATCTAGGAGTCCATCCTCTGCTGAGGGGCTTTCACCATGGGGATCCAGGAATCCATCTCTTGCTGAGGTACTTTCACCTTTGGGATCTAAGAGTCCACTCCCTGGCAAAGGAGTTTCAGATGGAGTATCCAGAAGTTCATCCCCTGTTGAGGGATCCACACTTCGTGGATCAGAGAATCCATCTCCTGGCAAGGGATCTTCACTTCGGGAATCCAAGAGTCCATCCCTCTTCAAAGGATTTTCACATAAAAGGTACATGAGTACAACGCCAGCTGAAGGACCTTCACCTCAGGGATCAAGGAGTTCATCCCCTGCTGGGAGACTTTCACTAAGAGTATCCAGAAGTTTATCCTCTACTGATGGACATAAACCTCATGAGTCAAAAAGTCCATCCCCTGTTGAGGAATTTTCAGCTCGGGGATCCAAGAGTTCATCCCTTGACGAGGAGCTTTCACCTCAGAGGTCCAGGAGTCCCTCCCCTAACAAAGGACCTTCGTTAGCAGTATCTAGGAGTTTATCCCCTACTGAGGGACCTTCATTAATAGGACCTGGGAATTCATATTTGCCTGACTTCAAAAGTCTCCAGTTGGTAGGCGACAGGGCTGTCACATTGCATTCTAAAGTCGAAGCTAGTGATGTCTGGCATAATATATCATCTTGTCGATATTTTCACCCAAATGAGAAGACACAAGCACCACCTCCTCTAAGTGAAACAGTGAATATACAAGTACATATAGCATGTCATAGCAAGCCATGCAGTGGGGCAGAAGGTGGCTTCCAGAAACTTATCACTACTGCTGCACCATCAGGTGTAAAGAGAAAACATAGTGCATGTTCGGCAGAGGAAGCAACTATTTATAATTTCCAACAACGGAAAAAAATCGCATCTGATCCAACAGAAACTCTAAAtgctatattaagaaaaatccATGGAGGATCAATTCCAGAATCCTCAACTTCACACACAACTGTATGTCGCAAGAGTGTGGTCACTCGCGCTGTGACAAGAAGATTGGCCCATCGCTCACCAAACCATGATCTGCATCATGTGGCTAGTGCAAGG ATGGAAATATTTGAGGCAGTAGAGTCAGGAGATTTCGAGAAGGTGCGGGAGTTAATGCAAGACACTGGGCCCGCAGTCAGGCGAAAAGACACTCATTGTACACTCCTCCATGAAGCAGTGAACCACCGAGAAGTGGACATGGTGCTTTTTTTCCTCAAGTATATAAACCCCAATGTGGTGAGCAGGGAAGGCAGTACACCAGCGCACTTGGCGGCCAGGAAAGGTCATACTCAGATTCTCAGGCTTTTGTTGGCTGATCCTGAAATGGATCCTAACAAACGTGACCACTTTAACAACACCTACAAAAATTGG CTGACACTCCCGCTACTGGAAGCAGTGCTAGGGGACAGCCGCGCAAGAGTCCAGGAATTACTTCGTCTTGGCGCTGACCCAGACCACTCTGCAGAACATCCAGAGGATGGGTTTGCAGACAAGAACATGAAAATCACCACCGCGCGTCAGTTAGCACATACATTGCAACGAGATAATTTACTACCCTTATTTAAAAGA AAATCTGCTGAAGATGATCCTAAAAGTGTGGAGGATGACGATGTGGGAATGGCACTGCGAGGACTGCTGTTTCCAAAGAAAAACAATGGCATG GATAATGAAATCACGCAATTGGAAGATACATCCCTAGCAATAGCTCGCGGGCCAGACGTGTACAGGATGGACGCAGCTCCCAGGGGCTACGTCTGCATCCTCAGCTATGGCTCCTTCCACGACCGTCCGGACCTCCACCTGGAAGGCTCGCAGACTGACGCCCACAATCTGGCTAATACATTCAGTAAGATGGGCTACAGAGGTCATGCCCACTTCTCCCTCACGGCTGGCCAAACACGGCAGCAACTGGCCAAGGTCCGGGACATGGAGTTGCTGGAAAGAGCTGGATGTGCTGTATTCATTATTTCCAGCCATGGAGAACCTCGTCGACACTTCCTTACCAGCGATATGCAGACCATTGACATTCAGTGGGTGTTGGACTTCTTTAAGGACTCTCAGTGCCCTTATTTGAAGAACAAACCCAAGCTGTTCATCTGGGACTTGTGTCGAGGACATCAGGAGCAAGAATGCGGCCGAGGAAAGACTCATGGAGAGCTGTGTGGCCGAGTGGATGAGCCGCTGCGGGACGTGATGTGCCTCGACTCAAGTAGTGGAGGCTTCACCTGGCACGCCTTCTCCGAGGAGGGCACTCCCTTCATTGGGGCGCTTTGCAGCGTTTTGGCGCGCCATGCTGCCACCAAGGAGCTGTCAGAGCTGTATCGGGAATTTTTGAAGGAGTATGCCACCGCGGCTCCAGATGCAGTTCCACAGCTCACTAATTATGGCTTCAATAAGAAGTTCTACTTTAACTAA